The following proteins come from a genomic window of Manduca sexta isolate Smith_Timp_Sample1 chromosome 6, JHU_Msex_v1.0, whole genome shotgun sequence:
- the LOC115440959 gene encoding uncharacterized protein LOC115440959, producing MRWRWCNRRMDHLSRTVLLCVLLSLGVCDGARRPVHRRKDTARASELYEPAPSAESLQAIAEAMGAAGFEHYTEGRPLVKRLIPADSQPDLDVVEHQGVIGKAGVDFPAYPNIPHTGFNCKNVPTGYYADLETDCQVFHICDTSRKISFLCPNGTIFSQSHLICDWWFKVDCASAPALYESSAEYYSNEQKKSQKISHSLTKNQDLQQIGDSHVRAESRRSSVNVPTTTERFQNHKQRLQTDTPFNIVTARSYQTLFDFHPTQRVTTAAVEKRRRNLVQLITNNFALPKSTSPTYSEISKTTPIDYNFREMQVAAETASFANNNNRQFLQDFHNKNYRPYPALYDIRDKHLPQETQETTKRPTLVPYTKSYTTYENQEPYTRPGVSLLKGFLDKQKNKTLITTTEPIPVVTERNDKYENKVVIETKDTFESATKIPHTTRSIYKVTTETTTPSKSISISTKKVDATTEVSYKERRERLMRKLNLDFYGPSDTATPMISTEKFFGDQTNRPGLIVPPSLTPKTLHSLAIYYATALDNLSTTPSPEEGETTTVPIDYELMEQTLPGLFSQKTINKYTNLFGQGADADQAELIEEMKTELNGTFNDLSEDLTIQQSQNPLATSPQIRELAQVFTHALSAYLQDPVQFRKVLSDIRPTHPSFGDLLSTTEETINTEPTTTVNEEDDEILGFSDDNKLKAIQQSLREGKALGIPTIYPTTAESKTTTTPEILSTNYHTTTVRNPFRCCGRISASYTTASSPIIATTTPAYTQTVASTINNLVENYTESATDYSVPRYGGFQNNALTDLYYGKSVNLSDAKPLNQYVEVTNLPTAWGVDITGSTVPTTVQDFESKRIRTSTVIPTTTQVYFTETESIELENEEELQRAHSQSFIGPKNSRQGKQITLEENSTGIKKPSEDLEAPTLPDLETTTIQTTTSAPTTFKQEEVEELTTTSFGNIFTSPDSDKTTYQQWTSNFDNWHSTVIDPITFNDNLSPTGPDTQTVKDSYVPITATTPTEYPITTEQTASSTANVEITTNFKENERIGRLLRDSSTEPAQELTTIADTVVEKAKEIMGGMNSTTTQKLMNVMKKTKSKTVKRLILLLIQTCDDDHNSTAEASKKALLEALMAVSQKDMEEIAKEETTEVPTTSSDDEIQSTDYRRMDRQELRPRQFERKGKSLSFDPSAINSLSNPTTDSNRRNEDLEPASTTLSPRTTTSRRGHKKYNTTPEIKVTRIPLFEPVKPTAEARVSSGSDLKTASDTRALELLRSLYTIAARWG from the exons ATGCGGTGGCGGTGGTGTAATAGAAGGATGGATCACTTGTCGAGGACTGTGCTGCTCTGCGTACTGTTGAGTTTGG GTGTGTGCGATGGAGCTCGGAGACCAGTTCATCGTCGCAag GACACAGCTAGAGCTTCTGAACTGTACGAGCCAGCACCAAGTGCGGAGAGTCTACAAGCCATCGCGGAAGCCATGGGAGCGGCTGGCTTCGAACACTATACTGAAGGAAGACCGCTGGTCAAGAGGCTGATACCTGCTGACAGCCAACCCGATCTGGACGTTGTGGAGCATCAag GAGTAATAGGCAAGGCGGGCGTAGACTTCCCGGCGTACCCGAATATACCACACACCGGCTTCAACTGCAAGAATGTGCCTACGGGATACTACGCCGACTTGGAAACCGACTGCCAG GTATTCCACATATGCGACACGTCACGCAAAATCTCATTCCTTTGCCCGAACGGGACCATCTTCAGCCAGTCCCACCTTATTTGCGACTGGTGGTTCAAGGTGGACTGCGCCTCCGCGCCCGCTCTCTACGAGTCTAGCGCAGAGTACTACTCCAACGAGCAGAAGAAGTCGCAGAAGATCAGCCACAGCTTGACCAAGAACCAGGACTTGCAGCAGATCGGTGATAGCCATGTCAGAGCAGAGTCTAGAAGGTCGTCTGTGAACGTCCCTACGACGACGGAGCGatttcaaaatcataagcaACGGCTGCAGACGGACACGCCCTTCAATATAGTAACAGCGAGGAGTTATCAGACTTTGTTCGATTTTCATCCGACGCAGAGAGTGACTACCGCCGCTGTTGAGAAAAGGAGACGCAATCTCGTACAACTTATAACAAACAACTTCGCATTACCGAAATCGACGTCTCCTACTTATTCCGAAATCTCCAAGACTACGCCAATTGACTACAACTTTAGAGAAATGCAGGTCGCAGCTGAAACCGCGTCCTTCGCGAATAATAACAATAGGCAATTCCTACAAGATTTCCATAACAAAAATTACCGCCCTTACCCAGCTTTGTACGATATTCGAGACAAACATTTGCCCCAAGAAACACAAGAGACTACTAAACGTCCAACATTGGTGCCATACACCAAAAGCTATACCACATATGAAAACCAGGAACCTTATACAAGACCAGGTGTTTCTTTACTCAAAGGGTTCCTTGACAAACAGAAGAATAAAACCCTCATCACGACTACAGAGCCAATACCAGTTGTTACTGAAAGAAATGATAAATACGAGAACAAAGTCGTTATTGAAACTAAAGACACATTCGAATCAGCTACTAAAATACCTCATACAACTAGATCAATTTATAAAGTGACTACCGAAACGACAACACCAAGTAAAAGCATTAGCATAAGTACTAAAAAAGTAGACGCAACTACAGAGGTGTCGTACAAAGAAAGGCGTGAACGACTGATGCGTAAACTAAATCTAGATTTTTACGGACCATCTGACACCGCGACACCTATGATTTCAACTGAGAAATTCTTCGGTGACCAAACTAACAGACCAGGGCTTATTGTGCCACCGTCATTGACCCCTAAGACCCTCCACAGCTTAGCAATTTATTACGCAACTGCTCTGGATAATTTGTCAACAACTCCGTCACCCGAAGAAGGAGAAACGACAACTGTTCCTATTGATTATGAATTAATGGAGCAAACCTTACCTGGTTTATTCAGTCAGAAGACGATTAACAAATACACCAACCTATTTGGTCAAGGCGCTGACGCGGATCAGGCAGAATTGATCGAAGAAATGAAAACAGAACTTAACGGAACATTCAACGACTTATCTGAAGACTTGACGATACAACAGAGCCAAAATCCTTTAGCCACTTCTCCTCAGATTAGGGAATTGGCTCAAGTTTTCACTCATGCCTTATCAGCTTACTTACAAGATCCAGTTCAGTTCCGAAAAGTACTATCTGACATTAGACCGACGCACCCTTCATTTGGCGATTTGTTAAGTACTACGGAAGAAACTATAAACACAGAACCAACGACAACAGTGAACGAAGAAGATGACGAGATATTAGGTTTCTCTGATGACAACAAATTAAAGGCTATCCAGCAGTCGTTGAGAGAAGGCAAAGCTTTAGGTATTCCTACAATCTACCCAACAACTGCAGAGTCAAAAACAACGACGACGCCAGAAATTCTGTCCACAAACTACCATACGACTACGGTAAGAAATCCGTTCAGATGTTGCGGAAGAATATCTGCTTCTTACACTACGGCTTCGTCGCCAATAATTGCAACAACCACGCCAGCATATACGCAAACAGTTGCCTCAACCATAAACAATCTCGTTGAGAACTACACAGAATCTGCCACTGACTATTCTGTACCTAGATATGGCGGATTCCAAAATAACGCCCTAACTGACTTATACTACGGCAAGTCAGTTAATTTATCAGATGCCAAACCTCTCAACCAATATGTTGAAGTAACGAACTTGCCTACAGCTTGGGGCGTTGATATCACTGGATCTACAGTTCCTACAACTGTTCAAGACTTTGAAAGTAAAAGGATTAGAACAAGCACTGTCATACCAACAACCACACAAGTTTATTTCACTGAAACAGAAAGTATCGAGTTGGAAAACGAAGAAGAATTACAAAGAGCTCACAGCCAATCGTTCATTGGACCGAAAAACTCAAGACAAGGCAAACAAATTACCTTAGAAGAAAATTCTACTGGGATTAAAAAACCTTCTGAAGATTTAGAAGCTCCAACGTTACCCGACCTGGAAACAACTACAATTCAAACTACAACTTCTGCACCCACAACATTTAAACAGGAGGAAGTTGAAGAATTAACAACTACATCTTTTGGAAACATATTCACGTCACCGGACAGCGATAAAACTACTTATCAACAATGGACAAGTAATTTCGACAACTGGCACAGTACAGTTATTGATCCAATCACTTTCAATGACAATCTGAGCCCTACAGGACCCGATACTCAAACAGTCAAAGATTCATACGTACCTATTACTGCCACAACGCCTACAGAATACCCTATAACGACGGAACAAACTGCATCATCAACAGCAAATGTTGAAATCACTACAAACTTTAAAGAAAATGAAAGAATCGGCAGATTGCTGCGAGATTCTTCTACTGAGCCAGCACAAGAGTTGACAACAATAGCTGATACTGTTGTTGAGAAGGCAAAAGAAATTATGGGCGGCATGAACTCGACAACGACGCAGAAACTAATGAACGTTATGAAAAAGACGAAATCGAAGACAGTGAAGAGGCTTATACTTCTACTGATTCAGACATGTGATGATGACCATAACTCAACAGCTGAAGCGTCGAAGAAAGCACTTTTAGAAGCTCTTATGGCTGTCTCACAAAAAGATATGGAAGAAATTGCAAAAGAAGAAACCACTGAGGTCCCTACCACTTCCTCCGATGACGAAATCCAATCGACTGATTATAGAAGAATGGATAGACAGGAATTAAGGCCGAGACAGTTCGAAAGAAAAGGGAAGAGTTTGAGCTTCGATCCTAGTGCTATCAACTCTCTTTCAAATCCTACAACTGATTCCAATAGAAGAAATGAAGACTTAGAACCAGCGAGTACAACTTTGAGTCCTAGAACTACAACTAGTCGTAGAGGTCACAAGAAGTACAATACGACACCTGAGATTAAAGTCACCAGAATACCGTTGTTTGAGCCAGTCAAACCCACGGCAGAAGCAAGGGTTTCTTCTGGATCAGATTTAAAAACTGCATCTGACACAAGAGCTTTAGAATTACTACGATCGCTGTACACAATCGCAGCGAGATGGGGTTGA